In Daphnia magna isolate NIES linkage group LG7, ASM2063170v1.1, whole genome shotgun sequence, a single genomic region encodes these proteins:
- the LOC116927123 gene encoding uncharacterized protein MCAP_0864: MKISLCILVLATACAVSAQLAPSWYYLNHARLPLYPSRSVAQQSSDGRSDWLPFPDRESESLMVSNVGQTLNFRRLSSRIETLEETVEGLNRRLRDTLAQLESSTSRLEKNMQNFASKAETNVMKTVSTTKMEDFKGELGNMRADFAKQFDANKKDLIDTRSKLDYLSGEIVNTNIKLDRAKTEIMNTKPDLKEKLDTTKKELIDTKTALEGMKVELTNTNAKLDNVITEMVNNKPDFNSKLDATKKDLIDTKTKIEALKMELTTTHAKLEGVRMEVTNTKMDLAAKLDASKKDFIDTKTKLEDVNAELANTNSKFDRVRQEMTNGIVDLTVKLDATRKDFIDIRSKI, encoded by the exons ATGAAGATTTCG CTTTGCATCTTAGTCCTCGCAACGGCATGTGCCGTCTCTGCTCAATTAGCACCCAGTTGGTATTATTTGAACCATGCAAGACTCCCGCTCTACCCGTCCCGATCGGTCGCACAGCAATCGAGCGACGGTAGAAGCGATTGGTTGCCGTTCCCCGATCGTGAATCCGAATCATTGATGGTAAGCAACGTAGGTCAAACTCTGAATTTCCGAAGACTATCATCAAGAATCGAAACACTAGAAGAAACGGTCGAAGGTTTAAACAGGAGACTGAGAG ACACTTTGGCGCAATTGGAATCGAGTACAAGTCgtttggaaaaaaacatgCAAAACTTTGCCTCCAAAGCCGAAACGAACGTCATGAAAACTGTTTCCACAACCAAAATGGAAGATTTCAAAGGGGAATTGGGCAACATGAGAGCGGACTTTGCCAAACAATTTGACG CAAACAAGAAGGACTTGATTGACACCAGATCCAAACTGGACTACCTAAGCGGCGAAATCGTTAACACCAACATTAAACTCGATCGCGCCAAAACCGAGATTATGAACACAAAGCCggatttgaaagaaaaactcgATA CTACCAAGAAAGAATTGATCGATACCAAAACGGCCCTCGAAGGCATGAAAGTTGAGCTGACGAACACCAACGCCAAACTTGACAACGTAATCACAGAAATGGTCAACAACAAGCCAGATTTTAACTCGAAATTGGACG CAACCAAGAAAGATCTGATTGACACCAAGACCAAGATAGAGGCACTCAAAATGGAGCTGACCACCACTCACGCTAAACTTGAAGGCGTCCGAATGGAAGTCACCAATACCAAAATGGATTTGGCTGCAAAGTTGGACG CAAGCAAGAAGGATTTTATCGACACCAAGACCAAACTGGAAGATGTCAACGCCGAATTGGCAAACACCAACAGCAAATTCGATCGCGTGCGCCAGGAAATGACCAACGGCATAGTAGATTTGACAGTTAAATTGGACG CCACCAGGAAGGATTTCATCGACATTAGATCAAAAATCTAA